In Leifsonia sp. AK011, the genomic stretch CCGAGTTCGAACGCTCAGGGGTGCCCCTCTGGCAGCAGCCGAACTGGCTCTGCACGATGCAATTGGCCCGGCAGTGCATCCCCGGTTCGGGACGCTCGCTCGCGGACTGCTGCGCCGCCTACGACATCGAGCTCGTCGGCGCCCACCGCGCGTGCGTGGATGCCGTCGCCACCGCCCAGCTACTCTCCGCCTACATGGGCGCGGTCGAGCGCGAGTTCTGGTACTCGCACATCGATGCTGCCCTCGACTTCACGTGGCCACTTGCTCCGACGGTGGACGCCACCCGCGCGTGGAAGCCCCGCCCCGAGTATTCACCCGACTCGACCGCCGCGAGCTTCCTCGAACGCATCACTCTCAAGCTCCCGGAACACGCCGGCCCCGCCGAACACACCGACTACCTCGCGCTCCTCGATCGCGCCCTCCTTGACCGTCACCTCTCGGTGCACGAGACCAACGCCCTCGTCGATCTCGCGGAGACCCTCGGGATCAGCCGCACGACGATCATCGGCCTCCACGCCGAGTACTTCGATGCCCTCACGGCCGTCGCGTGGGCTGATGGCGTGCTCACGGATGCCGAACTCGCCGACCTTGTAGCCGTAGCCGTCCTCATCGACATCCGCACTGACCGAATCGCGGATGCCACGGCACCCCGCATCACCGAGGCCCCGCCCACCCCAGGCATTGGCGACTTCACCCTCTCGCCCGGCGACCTCGTCGTGCTAACCGGCGAAATGCGCCGGCCGCGCGAGCAGATCGAAGCGGACCTGATCGCTCGCGGCTTCGTGCCGTGGAGCGGAGTCACGAAGAAGGTGAAGCTGCTCGTGGCCGCCGACCCGGACTCCCTCTCGGGTAAGGCCCAGAAGGCTCGCGACTACGGGATTCCAGTGGTGGGCGAGGACGCGCTGAGGCGGTTGTTGGGTGTTTGACGCAGCCACCTGGGGCGTACTCGTTGCGGCGGCCGGCATCGTGATTGGGGCTGGAACGTTCACCGTCACGCGGGTTCTCGAGTGGAGGGCATCGGTAGCCGATCGGCGCGGGAAAGGGGTGGCTCGGGTGCTTGCCGTCGCGGAGGCCTCAGCGCGCAACCTCAGAAACCCGTGGCGATCGTCGAATTCATATCTCGAGTTCGCACTATTGCTGCCACACCTTGTTGCTGAACTGCCGAAAGAAGACGAAGACATCGCAGTATGGGTTGCTCGTCGATTGCAAGAAATGTCGATGACTACAAGTGACCGCGCCGCGGCGAACATAGCGATCGATACAAGCGTGAAGCTTGCCGCATGGCGAAGTGGGCGGACCAAGACCGCATGGTTCCGAAAGCAGAACAAGTCGAATCCATTCCTCAAGGACTTTGCTGTCCCGAAGAAGGTCAAGATCAGGCGCTACATCTCACAGGGGTGGAGTCAGTTCCTCACCGCATTTGGAGGTGCGGCAATCTTGGGAGCCGTGGTTTACGTAGTCCGCAGCGCCTGGTTGCCTAGCGGTGGTGAGAAGTGATCGGCACAATGACAACCTCTCTCCAGATCATTCTGACCCCAGCCGTCAAGAATTCCGGGCGGGCGCTCACGTCTTCTTCCTGCCGAAACGTGTCACCA encodes the following:
- a CDS encoding exonuclease domain-containing protein is translated as MPGFAVIDLETTGLNPHTHDRVVELAIVHVDEYGNTTERWETLINPARDLGPQHIHGIRSADILDAPAFADIVGDVIELLQGRVLVAHNASFDSRFLYSEFERSGVPLWQQPNWLCTMQLARQCIPGSGRSLADCCAAYDIELVGAHRACVDAVATAQLLSAYMGAVEREFWYSHIDAALDFTWPLAPTVDATRAWKPRPEYSPDSTAASFLERITLKLPEHAGPAEHTDYLALLDRALLDRHLSVHETNALVDLAETLGISRTTIIGLHAEYFDALTAVAWADGVLTDAELADLVAVAVLIDIRTDRIADATAPRITEAPPTPGIGDFTLSPGDLVVLTGEMRRPREQIEADLIARGFVPWSGVTKKVKLLVAADPDSLSGKAQKARDYGIPVVGEDALRRLLGV